The Deinococcus seoulensis DNA segment GCCCGCCTGAAAGAAATGGGCGTGAACGCGGTGATGCTCACCGGAGACAACGCCCGCACGGGCCGCGCCATTGCCGCCGGGCTGGGACTGGACGTGCAGGCTGAGCTGCTGCCCGAAGACAAGCTGCGTCTGATTTCCGAACTGAAGAAACATGGCGGCGTGGCGATGGTGGGCGACGGCATCAACGACGCCCCGGCGCTGGCACAGGCGGATGTGGGCATTGCAATGGGCGGCGGCACTGACGTGGCACTGGAAACGGCGGACGCGGCGCTGCTTCGTGAGCGGGTGGGCGACGTGGCCGATCTGGTGCAACTGTCACGCGACACCATGAGCAACATCAAATGGAATATCGCCTTTGCGCTGGGCCTCAAGGCCATCTTCCTGGTCACGACGTTGCTGGGCTACACCAACCTGTGGATGGCGATTCTGGCCGACACCGGGGCCACGGCCATCGTGACGGCCAACGCCTTGAGGCTACTGGGCTGGAAAGGCGGCCCGGTCAGGAAAGCCCCAGCGCCGTCCGGCCTGCCCGCCTCGGGAGGGGTTTGAGATGGCTCCAAAGATTACGGTTTATACGGTTCCGGGTTGCGCCGATTGCGAGGCGGTCAAGCGGCTGCTGACCAGCAAAGGGGCCGCCTTCACCGAGAAGAACGTGCGTGAGGACCCGGCGGCCTTGGCTGAGATGCAGGCCAAGGCCAACGTGCGAATCGCGCCCGTGACGGTCATTGGCGATCACGTCTTTTACGGCTTTTTTGACGATCAGCGCCCCGGCATTGTGGCGGCGCTGGACACCGCGCAGTGAGTCTCAGCGCCGCGAGCGCCCCGCTGGGCCAGATTCTATTGCTGACGCTGATTCCGGTGGCGGCCACCATCCTGGGCGGCGTGGTGGCGAGTTTTCGCCCGCCGGGGCCGCGCGTCCGCAGCTTCGTGCAGCACTTCGCGGCAGGCGTGGTCTTTGCCGCCGTGGCCGGGGAGTTGCTGCCGGAAATCACGGCGGGGCATCAACCGCTGGGTGTGGTGATCGGCTTCGTGCTGGGCGTGGGCGTGATGCTGGCGGTGCGGGCGCTGGTGGGACGGTTGGAACCGGAGGAGGCTGAGACGGATGGTGGAGCAGAGGATGGGGACACTCCACGTTCTGCCACCGGCCTGCTGGCCGCCGTGGGCATAGACATTCTGATCGACGGGTTGCTGATCGGCGTGGGCTTCGCGGCGGGCGAGCGGGTCGGCACGCTGCTGGTGGTGGCGCTGACGCTGGAGCTGCTGTTCCTGGGCCTGTCGGTGGCCGCCAGCCTGGGGCAGCGCGGGGCCTCCAGGGGGCGCAGCATCCTGACGGTGAGCGGCCTGAGCTTATTGGTCATTGTGGGGGCCACGGTGGGCGGCACGCTGCTTCAGGGCCTGACCGGGCTGCCGCTGGAAATCGTGCTGTCCTTCGGCGCGGCGGCGCTGCTGTTCCTGGTCACCGAGGAGCTGCTGGTTGAAGCCCACGAGGTCAAGGAAACGCCGTGGATCACCAGCGCCTTTTTCCTGGGCTTCATCGCCCTGTACCTGATTGAGCTGTTGTCGTAAAGGAGGTTCCGTGTGAAGAGATTTGCATTTTGGAGTGCGTTGCTGGGCGCAGTGGGCAGTTTCGCGTGGGTTCAACCGAGGATTGAGCGGGAATACCGCGAGGAAGGGCATCTGCTGGGGCCAACGGTGGGTGTGGTGTACGCCGCCTACAGCCTCCATCTGGTAGCTTTTTTGCTGGCGGTGGGTGGGCGCAAACCCCGCAAAGTTGCGCCCGCCCTCTCTGCCCTGGGCTGGACAACGGCGGGACTGGGCGCGGCGCTGTTCGTCTCCGGCTGGCGCACCCTGCCCGTTTCCGACGACTCGGCCCTGACCACTTCTGGTCTGAAAACGGGCGGTGTGTACCGCCTGAGCCGCAACCCGCAGAATGTTGGCTGGACCATCACTTTGCTTGGCCAGTCGCTGGCGCGGCGTTCGTGGGTAGGCGCGGGGCTGACTGGGCTGTTTGGAGCGATGTTCCTGAGCTACCTGCCCACGGAGGAAGCGTTTCTGAACCAGACCTACGGCGAGGCATACCGGCGCTACAAGGCGCGCACCCCCCGCTTCCTGGGCTGGCGTTCCTCGTGACCGCTCCTCACTTGCAAACTGGGTACACTCCAGAAATGAGAACGCTTTCTCAAGAAGACGTGTGCGAGGCGAACTGCATCCATCCAGACGCCGTGGCGGCGGCGCAGGCCGCTCTGCCAGAGGAGGGCTGTGTGGAGCGGGCCACGGCCTTCTTGAAGCTAGTGGCCGATCCCACACGCCTGAAAATCCTGAGCGCCCTGAACACCTGCGAGCTGTGCGTGTGCGATCTGGCGGTGGTGGTGGGCCTGAGCGAGAGCGCCGTGAGTCACCAGCTCCGGCTGCTGCGGGCGGGGCGGGTGGTGACCTTCCGCAAGGTGGGGCGCGTGGCGTACTACCGGCTGCTCGATCATCACGTCACCGTCTTGATCGAGAGCGCGCTGGAGCATGCGGCGGAATAACGTGCGCGCCGCCGGGGCGGCGCTGGCATTGGCCATCGTGGGGGCATGTCTGGGCGTGTGGTACGCCCGCGAGGCCCCCTCACGGGGGGCGCTGTACTGCATCGAGCAGCCTGGGACCCTCTG contains these protein-coding regions:
- a CDS encoding glutaredoxin family protein, with product MAPKITVYTVPGCADCEAVKRLLTSKGAAFTEKNVREDPAALAEMQAKANVRIAPVTVIGDHVFYGFFDDQRPGIVAALDTAQ
- a CDS encoding ZIP family metal transporter, encoding MSLSAASAPLGQILLLTLIPVAATILGGVVASFRPPGPRVRSFVQHFAAGVVFAAVAGELLPEITAGHQPLGVVIGFVLGVGVMLAVRALVGRLEPEEAETDGGAEDGDTPRSATGLLAAVGIDILIDGLLIGVGFAAGERVGTLLVVALTLELLFLGLSVAASLGQRGASRGRSILTVSGLSLLVIVGATVGGTLLQGLTGLPLEIVLSFGAAALLFLVTEELLVEAHEVKETPWITSAFFLGFIALYLIELLS
- a CDS encoding methyltransferase family protein; this translates as MKRFAFWSALLGAVGSFAWVQPRIEREYREEGHLLGPTVGVVYAAYSLHLVAFLLAVGGRKPRKVAPALSALGWTTAGLGAALFVSGWRTLPVSDDSALTTSGLKTGGVYRLSRNPQNVGWTITLLGQSLARRSWVGAGLTGLFGAMFLSYLPTEEAFLNQTYGEAYRRYKARTPRFLGWRSS
- a CDS encoding ArsR/SmtB family transcription factor, which gives rise to MRTLSQEDVCEANCIHPDAVAAAQAALPEEGCVERATAFLKLVADPTRLKILSALNTCELCVCDLAVVVGLSESAVSHQLRLLRAGRVVTFRKVGRVAYYRLLDHHVTVLIESALEHAAE